The genomic segment TGCCCCTGGGCATCAATTAGATACCATTTTCTCTCTATCTCTTCTTTTTTTGGTAGATATGTTCGCATCCTGTATTCCTCCTTAAAATTCATCATATTTTACTTTCCAAAGGAACAATCCTTGAGGAGCCACAGTGAGATTCAGCACGCTTTTCTTTCCTTCCAAGCATTCCTCCACAATAGAAGGGGAATATTTCCCCCTACCTATTTGGAGGAGAAGCCCTACGATATTACGCACCATTCCCTTTAGAAAAGCGTTAGCTTCTAAGGTAAAAATAATTATATCGTGTTTTTTCTTTATGTCAAGACGAATAAGATGCCTCCTCGTTTTCGTTCGCTCGGATGTAAAAGCGGAGAAATTATGAACTCCCTCCAACATCTTTCCCGCTTTCCTCATAAGCTCCAAATCCAGCTCTTCAGGAATGACCAGAGCATAACGCGAGAGAAAAGGAGAAATAACCGCTTTATTTATCAAAAAGTATTTATATATTCTGCTTTTCGCGTCAAAACGAGAATGGAAAGAAGCATCCATCTCCTTTGACCATATGACCCTAATGGAAGATGGGAGGCGGTCATTGAGTATGCGAGGAAATTTCTCCACTGGTATAGGAGAGCTTGTAAGGAAATTTATCACCTGTCCTTTGGCGTGAACTCCCGCGTCTGTCCGGGAAGCGGCTATGACCCTTACTCTCTCGCCCAAACAATTCGCCAGCTTTTCCTCTATCTCGCCCTGAATAGTGGGCAGACTTTTCTGCTTTTGGAAACCAGCGAAATCCGTCCCATCGTAGCTGACCCCTAAAACGATATTACGCATAAAGAGAATCTATCATTCCACGAGAGAGAGAAGGGCTATCTCGGCGTGGTCCCCTCTTCTATACCCTAATCTCGTTATCCTGAGATAACCGCCTTCCCTATCCTGCATCTTGGGAGCGATTTCCTCAAATAGGCGTTTGACCAAAGTCTCGTCTTGGAGGATGCGGAAAGCTCTCCTCCTTGCAGATAAGCTATCTTCCTTCGCTAAGGTTATGAGCTTCTCCACAACCCTCCTTGCCTCCTTAGCCCTCTGGAGGGTTGTCTCTATTTTTCCCCTCTTCACAACCTCCCTAGCCAAGGAGCGCAAGAGAGCAAGTCTTTGGTCGGTAGGTTTTGAGAGTTTTCCATAACCTTTTCTATGCTTCATTTTCTACCCTCCTCATCAGCAAGAGACAAGCCCATCTCGGCAAGCATTATCTTCAATTGATTAAGGCTCTTTCTTCCGAGATTTCTGAGCCCTAAGAGCTGCTTCTCCGTACATTTACAAAGCTCCCTAAGAGTTGTGATTCCTTCTTTGCGAAGAGCGTTATAAGCCCTGCTGGGCAAATCCAATTCCTCAAGGGGCGTATCAAGGAGCTCTTCCTTCTCCAAATCAACCGGGTCCTCGGGCTCGTTGGGTTGGGGAGCCGTAGCTACAGGCTCATTTACATTCTCCTCAACAAGCGATGCTATCTGGAAATACTTCGCGAGGATTGCCGCTGATTGGAGCAAAGCTTCCGAGGGAGTAATAGCCCCATTTGTTGTAATCTCCAATGTCAATCGCTCAAGCTCTAACTTCTCTTGAAGAGATGTCTCCATAACGAGCTGACCAAGATATCTTTGCCCTACTTCTTCCTCATCCTCCCAACCTTTGAAGTAATAGTTATTAACATAATATGCGACCCTTCTTATGGGCGTGAAGATAGCGGTCAATGGCAGAAAACCCACCTGAGATTTAGCTTCCCTCATATAAGCTAAACGGAATCCTTTCCCCATCTCCACCTTCAAATCTATATTTAACCTTGCCTCTGGCTCCGTAAGGGTCGCTATGTGTTGTTCGGGATTGGCTATCTCTATCTCCGGATGTTGTGGTCTTATATCCGCAGCCAAAACCTCCCCTTCTCCCTGCACATCCAACTTCATCATTAGCGCTCCTGAGAAGGGACGCTTAACCCTTATCGCTACCTCTTTCAGATTGAGGAGGATTAATGTAACATCCTCCTTAACATAGGGAAGGGTAGTAAGAGGGTGATAGACCCCTTCTATCCTCGCCTCGGTTATGGCTGCTCCCGGGATTTGAGAAAGAAGAACCCTCCTCAAAGCCGAGCCAATTGTATGTCCGACTCCTTTTTCCAAGGGATAAATGAAAAATTTCCCTTCTCTTCCATTCTCCTTCGCAATCACTATCCTTGGATTCGTTTTTTCCTTTTCCTTCCTCGTAGTAGAAGGAAGCATTTACAACACCTCCATTTAGCGGGAGTAAAACTCCACTATCAACTGCTCGTTAAGGGGAACCTCTATCTCCCCCGGAACAGGCAACCCCACTACCTGCCCTTCAAGGTTCTCCTCATCCAACTTCAACCAATCTGGGCACCTGCCCCCCCTCTTAGCTACCTCCTCCTTAACGCGCTCCACAACAGGTGAATCAGGCTTAACTTTTATGATATCACCCACTTCCACCTGATAGCTTGGGATATCCACCACCCTTCCATTTACGAGAATATGACCATGAGTTACCAATTGGCGAGCTTGCTTTCTTGAGGAAGCAAACCCTAATCTATAGACAACAGCATCTAACCTTCTTTCAAGGAGCATCAACAGGTTTTCACCTGCTCTCCCTTTCATCTTGCTCGCCATCTCAAAATAGCGCTTGAACTGCGTCTCCGTCAGCCAATACATCCTCTTGGCTTTTTGCTTCTCCCTAAACCTCAGCCCGTAATCCTTGAGTTTGGGAGGACGCGTCTGTCCATGCATTCCTGGAGGATAGTTCCTTCTCTCCAAGGAACACTTGGGTGTATAGCACCTATCTCCCTTAAGGAAGAGCTTCATCCCTTCCCTTCTACACAATCTACAGCGTGGACCGGTATATAAACTCACTTTATCTTCACCTCACACTCTTCTTCTCTTTGGTGGACGGCATCCATTGTGAGGAACAGGGGTAACATCCTTGATGATGTTGATTTCCAAGCCAGCCGCTTGAAGAGCTCTTATAGCCGTCTCTCTTCCCTGTCCTGTCCCCTTTACATACACATCCACCTTTCGCACGCCCATCTCCATAGCTTTTTTCGCCACGGAATCTGCCGCCAGTTGAGCTGCATAGGGAGTGCCCTTTCTCGTCCCCTTTAATCCAACGGTGCCGCCGCTATCCCAACAGAGGACATTGCCATCTTTATCCGTTATTGAAATTATGGTGTTATTAAAGGTAGCCTTAATATGAGCTATCGCGTGGGTAATTAACCCTCTCTCTTTCTTTTTCGCTTTCTTTTTAGCCATAACTCACTACCTCCTTACTTCCTTGCCCCTATTCGGGCGCGAGGTCCTTTTCTCGTCCTGGCGTTGGTGCGGGTCCTCTGCCCTCTCACTGGCAAACCTACCTTATGCCTTAAACCTCTATAACAGCCTATCTCTATCAATCTACGAATGTTTGCCGCTACCTCCCTTCGCAAATCACCTTCCACTTTATATTTGCTCTCAATTATGTTATTGAGTTTCGCTACCTCCTCGTCCATGAGGTCCTTGACCTTTACATTCGGGTCAATACCCGCTTCCTCTAATATTTTCTTGCTCAAAGTCCGCCCTATGCCATAAATATATGTCAGGGCAATCCATATATTTTTGTTCTTTGGCAAGTCTACTCCAGCTATCCTCGCCAAGTCTGGTCACCTCCCTTGTCTTTGTTTATGCTTAGGGTTGGAGCAGATGACCATCACTCTGCCCCTTCTCCTGATAATTTTGCACTTATTACATATCCTCTTCACAGAGGGACGCACTTTCATCTTTTGAATTTCACCTCTCTCTTATTTATAACGATAAAGTATCCTGCCCTGCGTCAGGTCATAAGGAGAAACTTCTACTTTAACCTTATCGCCAGGCAGAATCTTTATGTAGTGAAGGCGCATCTTGCCAGATGCGTGTGCGGTGATTATAAGATTATTATCAAGTTTAACACGGAAAGCCGCATTCGGCAAGGCCTCTATGACTACGCCTTCCATTTCAATAGTTTCCTTTTTCACCTCTTACCTCCTTGTTAATACCAAACATCCATCGCCCATTATGGCAATTGTATGCTCAAAATGGGCGGAAAGACTACCATCAACGGTCTTCACCGTCCAGCCATCTTCGGCTGTGAACACCCTGTCATCACCAATATTCACCATTGGCTCTATAGCCAATGTCATACCTTCCCTTAGAATTATCCCCTTCCCCTTACTGCCGTAGTTGGGAACAGGGGGGTCCTCCCAAAGACTCCGACCGATGCCATGCCCGGTCAACACCTTAACAACGGAGAAACCTCTTCCCTCCACATAACTCTGAATGGCATATCCGATATCGCCCAGCCTCGCTCCCTTCCTCGCTGCCTTTATGCCCCTTTCCAACGCTTCCCTAGTGGTATTAATCAATTCTTTCACTATTTCATCAACCTCTCCATCACCCACAATAAACGTGCGCGCCCCATCCGCATGATACCCCTCAAACTCCACTCCTACATCTAATTTTAATAAATCGCCTTCCCTCAAGATTTTCTTCTTGGAGGGAATCCCGTGAACAACCTCGTCATTAAGAGAGGCGCAAATGGAAGCGGGAAACCCATTGAAACCTTTGAAGGAGGGTCTGGCTCCCCGAGAGCGTATGAGCTCCTCGGCAAGGGAATCAAGTTCCGCGGTAGAGACGCCAGGCTTGGCGTTGGCTTCCAGAACATCAAGAACCTCGGCCAAAATCGCACCCGCCTTCCCCATCTTCTTTATCTCCTCTTCTTTCTTAATCACTATCATCCTGTAAGATCTTGACGATTTCATCCACGGATTGTTCAAGGGGAACCTCGCAGTTCACATTCACCAGTAGCCCTTTTTCCTCATAAAAACGAATGAGGGGTTCCGTTTGCCTATGATAAACAGCCAAGCGATGGCGTATCGCTTCCGGTTTATCGTCGTCTCTTTGATATAATTCACCACCGCAGTAATCGCAAATTCCCTCCTTCTTCGGCGGCATATTGATGATGTGGAAGATCGCCCCACAGTTGCGACATATCCTTCTTCCCGAAAGACGCCTTATTATTTCCTCCTCGCTAACCACCAGATTTATAACCTTCTTTAAGGGCAAAGAGAGCTCCTTTAAGATTTGTTCTAAAGTCTCCGCTTGCTGTAGTGTGCGGGGATATCCATCAAGGATAAACCCCTTCTTACAATCATCCTGCGAAAGCCTATTCTTCACTATCAAGTTTACAACATCATCGGGAACAAGCTCGCCGCTTTCAACATACCTTCTCACCTCTTGCCCCAACTCGCTGTTCTTCTCCATTTCCTCCCTGAAGATATCTCCCGTTGATATATGAGGAATGCCCAGCAAAGAGGAAAGCCTCTTTGCGTGTGTTCCTTTTCCTGCTCCTGGTGCTCCTAACAAAATGACCAAGCCCTTCTCCTCCCTTCTATTTTATGAAACCTTCGTAGCGTCGCATAGCAATCTGGGCTTCCAGCTGCTGGACGGTCTCAACTGCTACACCTACAAGGATTAATATGGAAGTCCCACCTACTATCGTGAAAACCGTCGAGGGAACTCCCGTGATATTGGAATAATAATATTGCAATAAAGCAATCGCAGCTAAGAACAAGGCTCCTACGAATGTAACCCTTGAAAGGACCCTATCTATATATTCCTTGGTAGGTTGCCCGGGGCGGACGCCCGGAATGAACCCCCCTGCTTTCTTCAAATTATCGGCGATATCCGTGGGATTAAAGACCACGGCGGTATAGAAATAGGTAAATAACATCACCAAGATAGCGTAGATTATGGAGGCTGCGACGCTCATTCCTGGGCTAAAGTAATATAGAAGTTTATACACCCAGGAGTTCTGCTGAGTGGCACCTCCAAAGAACTGAAGTATGGTGGAAGGGAAAGTGATAATTGCGATGGCGAAGATTATGGGTATTACGCCTGCGTTGTTAAGTCGGAGCGGCAAATATGTCTGGGCACCCGAATATGCCCTTATTCCCACCACCTTCCTCGCATACTGCACGGGGATTTTACGCTGGGCATTCTGCACAGCTACAACAGAAGCAACTACCCCAAGGAAAAGGATAACGAGAAGAAGGACATTGAAGAATGTGATTGTGCCCGCCCTTAAAGCTTGGATGGTATTGTAAACATCATAGGGCATTCTAACCATTATATTACAAAGTATTATTAGAGAGACACCGTTTCCTATTCCCTTTTCTGTAATGAGTTCTCCCAACCAGAGGAGGAAGCAGGTTGCTGCTGTTAGGGCGATTATCGCGCGGAAGTAATCAAAAGTTGTGAAATGAAGTATGTTCTGTCCTCTCCCTAAGGCAATGCACATACCAGTTGCTTGCATTAGGGAAAGGAAAACAGTTAGATATCGGGTATATTGTCCGATTTTTTTCCTTCCCTCCTCCCCACCCTCCTTCGCTAACTCCTCCAAGCTGGGAATAGCCATAGTTAACAACTGCATTATAATTGAGGCATTGATATAGGGGTAAATTCCCATTGCGAAGATGGTAAATTTGCGCATCGCTCCCCCCGAGAAGAGGTCAACAAGGGAGAAAAGCCCTCCACCCCGAGCAAAAAGCTCCTCAAGAGCTTGTCTGTTAACGCCCGGAAGAGGGATATGGAGCCCAGCCACATAAAGGGCAAACATACCTAAAACAAACAATATCCTCTTTCTCAAATCGGGATAACGGAGAGCGGAAACAAATGTCTCCAACATTTAACCTATCACCTCTGCCTTCCCTCCCGCCTTTTCTATCTTCTCCTTTGCAGAAGCGCTGAAAGCATGAGCCTTCACGGTAAGCGGTCTTTTCACTTCCCCTTCACCCAATACCTTCACTGGGACATCCTTTTCCTTTATCAATCCTCTTTCATAAAGTAGCTGAGGAGTGATTTCTTGGACATCCCCCAAACGCATTATGTCCTTGATATTCACTATCTGCCATTCCTTCTTGAAGGGATTTTTGAAACCCTTCTGCTTCGGCAGACGAAGATGAAGGGGAGTTTGACCACCCTCCATGTGGAGGCTTACGCTCTCGTGAGCCTTCTGCCCTTTAGTGCCTCTTCCCGCGGTTTTCCCGTGACCCGAACCAATACCCCTGCCCACCCTCTTTTTCTTTTTTCTCGGATACTCAACTTTTATGTTATGTATCTGCATCTTGCACCTCCTCAGTTTCCACTATCCTCACTTCCAGAAGGTCCTTCACCTTCTCTATCATCCCCTCCACTTGGGGATTGAAGGGCTTGAGTATCTCCTGATTCAACCTCCTCAACCCCAAGGCTTGGAGGGTTCTCTTCTTCCAGAACTTGTGTCCTATAGGACTCTTCTTCAACTTCAGCAGAAACATCTTTCTCAACTTTTTCCACCTCCATCTTTTTTAGCCATGGTAGCAGCTGATGAGGTTGTTTTCCTCGTTTGCGGGCTACCTCCTCGGGAGTTTGGAGGGAACTCAAAGCCTTAAGAGTAGCCCAAACTACATTGACGGGATTAGTAGACCCTATACACTTGCTCAATATATCCTTTATCCCGGCTAATTCAACCACCGCCCTAACCGCGCGTCCCGCGACAGTTCCCGTTCCAGGAGAAGCGGGCTTAAGCAGAACCTTCGTCGCCCCTATTTCCCCAATAACGGAGTGGGGAATTGTATTGCCGAGGAGAGGGACCTCTATCATATTCTTCTTCGCCTGATTAACCGCCTTTCGAAGGGCATCGGGAAGCTCATGAGCCTTCCCAATGCTCGCCCCTACATGCCCTTGCTTATCGCCAACCACTGCTAAAACGAATATCCTCTGCCTACGCCCTCCCTTTTGCGTTCTTGATACTCTTTTGAACAGAACTATCCTTTCCTCAAACTGCGTATCATCCGTAGGAACAAATTTACGTTTTGTAACTACTCTCATAGTTTCAATCCTCCTTCCCTTGCTCCCTCCGCTAAGGCGCGCACTCTCCCGTGATATTTGTAACCTCCCCTATCAAATGCAGCTTTCTCTATCCCCAACTCCAATGCCCGCTTAGCAAGGAGGCGTCCTACCTCTTTTGCAACCTCCGTTTTGCTCTTCCCCTCTGCAATCTTCCTTATCTCGGGGTCAAGCGAGGAAGCAGAACAATAAGTGTGCCCTATTTCATCGTTTATCAACTGGGCATATATGTGTTTGAGGGAGCGAAATACCGATAATCTCGGTCTCTCGCTCGTCCCAAACACCTTTTTCCTTACTCTCAAATGTCTTCTCTTTCTCGCTTCGACTTTGCTCAGCATCTTAACTTTATTGAGCACCTCCTACCTTCGCAGCTTTTCCAGGTTTAAGACGGACAACTTCGCCTCTATATCTTATGCCTTTCCCGTGATATGCATCAGGGGGTCTAATCGCCCTTATCTCCGCCGCCTGCTGGCCTACAACCTGTTTATCAATTCCCTTTACTATTATCAAGGTTTGCCTCGTATCAGGGTCCTGTGTCACCTCAAAGGTTATGCCCGGCTTAGGTTCAACAACTACAGGATGGGAAAAACCTATGTTCAAAACGAGGTTCTCTCCTTGCTTCATCGCCCTATAACCTACACCCACTATCTCAAGAGTCTTCTGAAATCCCTTAGCCACCCCCTCTATCAGGTTTGCAATGAGGGTGCGATATAAACCATGTAGGGAACGACTTTCCTTCCTGTCGTCCCTTCGCTTCACATATATTTTGCCGTCGGCTAACTCCACATCTATAAGGGGATGAAGGGTTAGGCTGTTTTTCCCCAAAGGACCTTCAGCATATATTTGGTCCCCTTCTAACTTCACTTTTACATTTTCTGGTATAACTATTGGCTTTTTACCTACGTGCGACACCATTCATCACCTCACCATATATAGCATAGAACCTCTCCGCCTACGCCGAGACGCCGAGCTTCCCTATCAGTTAAGACACCTTTTGAGGTAGACAAAATGGCTATCCCCAACCCATCCATGACCCGGGGAATCTCATCCTTAGATACATAGATTCTACTTCCCGGTTTGCTCACCCTTTTCAGCCCGGTTATCACTGGCTCTCCTTCCGGTGTATACTTCAAAAAGATGCGCAATATGCCCTGCTTACCATCGTCAATGAACTGAAAATCGTGGATGTACCCCTCTTTTCGCAATATCCTCGCTATCTCTATTTTGATTTTTGAGGCGGGAACGGAAACTTCCTCCTTCTCCGCCATAAGAGCGTTCCTGATGCGAGTGAGCATATCCGCAATAGGGTCAGTTAGAACCATAGCTCCCTCCTTTACCAACTTGATTTCACCACGCCGGGTATTTGCCCCTGATAAACAAGCTCCCTAAAACATATCCGGCAGAGACCGAATTGCCTTATATATCCTCTCGGTCTCCCGCAGCGAAAGCAACGATTTCTCTGCCTCGTTTTGAATTTAGGCGGTAGCTTGCTTCTCTCAATTTTCACCTTTCTTGCCATATCTATCCTTCCTCCTTACGAGAGCTCTCTATTATTTGCTGCGCTATGTGGGGTGGAACCTCCTCATAGTGGGAGAAGGACATAGTGAAGCTTCCTCTCCCTCCCGTTATGGAACGCAGGTCTATCGCGTATTTGAGCATCTCCGCCATAGGCACCTGCGCTATTATGCGGTCAATTAACGGGGACTCTGATTCTATCCCGATTATCCTTCCTCGCTTGCTGTTCAGCCCACCTATAACATCTCCTGTAAACATCTTCGGCACCGTAACCACGACATTCATTATAGGTTCCAAGAGAACGGGGTCAGCTTGCTGAACAGCGTTCTTGAAGGATATCGCTGCAGCTATTTGAAATGCCAAATCCGAAGAATCAACCTCATGGTATTTCCCATCGTAAAGCGTCACCCTCACATCAACAACCGGATAGCCAGCTAAAACTCCCTCGGATAGAGCCTTCTGCACCCCTTTCTCAACAGAGGGTATGTATTGGCGAGGGATTGCTCCGCCGACTATCTTGTTCACAAATTCATAACCAGCTCCCCTCTCCAATGGCTCAACAGTGAGATAAACCACTCCATATTGACCATGCCCACCCGTCTGCCTTATGTACTTGCCCTCTGCACTCGCTGAACGCCTTATCGTCTCCCTATAAGGGACCTTGGGCGTAGATAACTCCACATCCACCCCGAACTTCCTCTTAAGACGTTCCATTGTTACCTCAAGGTGTAAGTCGCCCATACCCGCCATAATCGTTTGCTTCATCTCGTTATCACGCCACCATCGAAAAGATGGGTCCTCTTCAGTTAAACGGTTGAGACCCATTGTGAGCTTCTCTTCATCCTCGCGGCTCTTGGGAGCAATGGCAAGTTGATATACTGGCTCGGGATAGCTTATCGGAGGAAGCATTACAAGCCTTGAGGGATGACAAAGAGTATCACCTGTTGAGCTCTCGGCGAGCTTGGGAATGGCGCAGATATCACCTGCGTGAACTTTGCCAATAGGTTGTTGCTGTTTTCCAAGAAGCAAGAACAATTGTCCGACCTTCTGTTGAACATTTTTATTAACATTGACAAGTGTGCTATCAGTGGAAAGAAGCCCAGAGAAAACCCTCACATAGGAGAGCTTACCCACATACGGGTCGGCAACGGTCTTGAAAACGAAGGCACAAACAGGCTCCTCGTCATTCGGCTTAACTTCTATCTCTTCACCATTCCCCGGCGCCATCCCCTTTATGCTCCCTCTATCCATAGGGGAGGGAAGATACTTCACGATTGCATTCAAAAACTCCTCCACTCCCTCACCGGAAAAGGCCGAAACCGCAAGGACTGGGAAGAGCTGCCTCCCTTTCACTCCTTCCACGAGCGCTTCCTCTATCTCTCTATCCTCTATTTCCTCCTCATTAATATATTTCTCAAGCAAGACATCGCTAACATCAGCAACTGCCTCCAAGAGCTTATCCCTATAGCCATCAACGAGACGTTCCGCGACGGTACCCACAGCGACCACGCCTTTCCCGAAAGATTCCTGCAGTTGATTAAGAACCTTTGGGAAATCGGCATTCTCCCTTTCTATCTTATTAACCACTATCAAAACGGGAAGCGAATTCTCCTGAGCAAGACGCCACATATTTTCTGTCCCGATTTCCACACCCGAGGCAGCGCATACTACGAGGACAACGGCATCGGCAGCCCGCATCGCTCCCATTACTTCTCCCTGGAAGTCAGCGTAGCCGGGGGTATCAATTATGTTTATCTTGGTTCCCTTCCAATCAAGATAGGCAAGGGAAAGGCTTATAGATGTCTTTCTCTGTATCTCTTCCGGCTCGTAATCCATTACGGTGTTGCCCTCCTCCACCTTTCCCATCCGAGTTATCATCTTCGCCTTATAAAGTATAGCCTCTATGAGGGAGGTCTTTCCTGCCCCGGAATGAGCGACGAAGACGACATTCCTTATATTTTGGGTGGTATACTCTTTCATATTCTGCTACCCTCCTCCCTAAATGGGCATCCAAGAAGCTTCAGCAATGTCCTGCCTTCTATGTCGCTTTTAGCGGTGGTTACAATCGTTATATTCATTCCCCTTATCTTCTCAACTTGGTCTAAATTTATCTCGGGGAATATAGTCTGCTCGTCAAGCCCCAAACTGAAATTGCCATGCCCATCCATCTTCTGGGAGAGCCCCTTGAAATCCCTAACCCTGGGCAATACAATGGCAAAAAGCTTTTGGAGGAAATGCCACATCCTGTCTCCCCTGAGGGTTGCTTTACATCCTATTGGCATTCCCTTCCTCAGCTTGAAGCTGGAAATGGATTTCCTCGCTTTACAAATCATAGGCGTCTGCCCCGTTATCAATGCTAATTCCTTTTTAGCGGTCTCTATCTCCTTGGGGTCTTGCACTGCTTCTCCTACCCCCATATTTACAACCACTTTTTC from the bacterium genome contains:
- the rplE gene encoding 50S ribosomal protein L5; the protein is MPPMKERYIKEVVPEMMRIFGYKNIMEVPRIEKVVVNMGVGEAVQDPKEIETAKKELALITGQTPMICKARKSISSFKLRKGMPIGCKATLRGDRMWHFLQKLFAIVLPRVRDFKGLSQKMDGHGNFSLGLDEQTIFPEINLDQVEKIRGMNITIVTTAKSDIEGRTLLKLLGCPFREEGSRI
- a CDS encoding elongation factor G, giving the protein MKEYTTQNIRNVVFVAHSGAGKTSLIEAILYKAKMITRMGKVEEGNTVMDYEPEEIQRKTSISLSLAYLDWKGTKINIIDTPGYADFQGEVMGAMRAADAVVLVVCAASGVEIGTENMWRLAQENSLPVLIVVNKIERENADFPKVLNQLQESFGKGVVAVGTVAERLVDGYRDKLLEAVADVSDVLLEKYINEEEIEDREIEEALVEGVKGRQLFPVLAVSAFSGEGVEEFLNAIVKYLPSPMDRGSIKGMAPGNGEEIEVKPNDEEPVCAFVFKTVADPYVGKLSYVRVFSGLLSTDSTLVNVNKNVQQKVGQLFLLLGKQQQPIGKVHAGDICAIPKLAESSTGDTLCHPSRLVMLPPISYPEPVYQLAIAPKSREDEEKLTMGLNRLTEEDPSFRWWRDNEMKQTIMAGMGDLHLEVTMERLKRKFGVDVELSTPKVPYRETIRRSASAEGKYIRQTGGHGQYGVVYLTVEPLERGAGYEFVNKIVGGAIPRQYIPSVEKGVQKALSEGVLAGYPVVDVRVTLYDGKYHEVDSSDLAFQIAAAISFKNAVQQADPVLLEPIMNVVVTVPKMFTGDVIGGLNSKRGRIIGIESESPLIDRIIAQVPMAEMLKYAIDLRSITGGRGSFTMSFSHYEEVPPHIAQQIIESSRKEEG